In one Massilia endophytica genomic region, the following are encoded:
- a CDS encoding VOC family protein, which translates to MINGLRTALYPVNDLPAAKAWFARVFGVEPYFDQPFYVGFNVAGFELGLVPDGEPGKAGTKVYWGVENIEEEVRRILALGASTHSDIQDVGEGIKVAELADPFGNVLGLIHNPHFDPKAVR; encoded by the coding sequence ATGATCAATGGCCTGCGCACCGCGCTCTATCCCGTGAACGACCTGCCCGCCGCGAAAGCCTGGTTTGCCCGGGTCTTCGGGGTGGAGCCCTATTTCGACCAGCCCTTCTACGTGGGCTTCAACGTGGCCGGCTTCGAGCTGGGCCTGGTGCCGGACGGCGAGCCGGGCAAGGCCGGAACGAAGGTCTACTGGGGCGTGGAGAATATCGAAGAGGAAGTCCGGCGCATCCTCGCGCTGGGAGCGAGCACTCACTCGGACATCCAGGACGTGGGCGAAGGCATCAAGGTGGCGGAGCTGGCCGATCCCTTCGGCAATGTGCTGGGCCTCATCCATAACCCCCACTTCGACCCGAAAGCGGTGCGCTGA